In Zingiber officinale cultivar Zhangliang chromosome 1A, Zo_v1.1, whole genome shotgun sequence, a genomic segment contains:
- the LOC122022608 gene encoding ethylene-responsive transcription factor-like protein At4g13040 yields the protein MVSIRRRRYLGLCSGKSSFPVLVPKPMDNNISVDNSNPHVNLNSVHPVPSVDTGLGKMEDKSAAFFRSTNAFDSSMSKEEPNNYYPGKEIKRRKRHRRKHYEDQEPCIMRGVYFKNMKWQAAIKVEKKQIHLGTVGSQEEAARLYDRAAFMCGREPNFELSVEEKEELRQYNWDEFLALTRSAINNKKQQRKFSVGKQKKSETKTTYSNWEHERATRASSMSDDEDDDVDVDVDP from the exons ATGGTTAGCATAAGGAGAAGAAGATATTTGGGGCTATGCTCCG GGAAAAGTTCCTTTCCTGTTTTGGTTCCTAAGCCAATGGATAATAATATTTCTGTGGATAATTCTAATCCACATGTGAATCTAAATAGTGTGCATCCCGTTCCTTCAGTCGATACTGGCCTTGGAAAGATG GAAGACAAGTCTGCAGCATTTTTTAGATCCACGAATGCATTTGACTCAAGCATGTCAAAGGAGGAGCCAAATAATTACTATCCTG GCAAAGAAATTAAACGCAGAAAGCGACATAGGAGAAAGCACTATGAAGACCAGGAGCCATGCATAATGAGAGGGGTATATTTTAAGAATATGAAATGGCAAGCAGCAATAAAAGTTGAGAAGAAACAAATTCACCTAGGAACAGTTGGATCTCAGGAAGAAGCTGCACGATTGTATGACAG AGCGGCTTTTATGTGCGGGAGAGAACCTAATTTTGAGCTCTCAGTGGAGGAAAAAGAAGAACTTAGACAATACAACTGGGATGAGTTTCTGGCCCTGACTCGCAGTGCAATTAACAACAAGA AGCAGCAGAGAAAGTTCAGTGTAGGGAAGCAAAAAAAGTCAGAGACTAAAACCACATATAGCAACTGGGAGCACGAAAGAGCCACTCGTGCGTCATCTATGTCTGATGATGAAGACGATGATGTCGATGTCGATGTTGACCCTTAA